In Edaphobacter paludis, a single window of DNA contains:
- a CDS encoding tetratricopeptide repeat protein — protein sequence MTRYCRQDVLRILHLHARQLVAWERAGLISPTEHYSFEELGRLRTLRDLQATTRISAKSIRASVDAMQRVGGMRNPLMEASAVRRGSRLAFRYGGALVDPLTQQLAFDFATTTGRQLSVVRAGGHDPGRQAAEVQEMFLRAVKLEENPTTIPAAMEIYEEILAIRPEHAPALINLGTIHYNLREYEAAEGLYRRATLADPDYALAFFDLGNVLDEMQQLEGATAAYQKAVALVPQYADAHYNLALAYERQGQRRRALRHWLMYVRLDPTGPWSSHAKDQARKILNAEKLSIVSRGGRLVKVAG from the coding sequence GTGACCCGATACTGCCGTCAAGACGTTTTACGAATCCTGCACTTGCATGCTCGCCAATTGGTGGCGTGGGAGCGAGCGGGACTGATTTCTCCCACTGAACATTACAGTTTTGAAGAGCTGGGCAGGCTGCGGACGCTGCGCGATCTGCAGGCTACGACGCGCATCTCGGCCAAGAGCATACGCGCTTCGGTGGATGCGATGCAGCGCGTGGGCGGCATGCGCAATCCGTTAATGGAGGCCAGCGCGGTAAGACGTGGGTCGCGGCTGGCGTTTCGGTATGGAGGCGCGCTGGTCGATCCACTGACCCAGCAGCTTGCCTTCGATTTTGCGACGACCACTGGACGGCAGTTGAGCGTAGTACGGGCGGGGGGGCACGATCCGGGCCGGCAAGCTGCTGAGGTGCAGGAGATGTTTCTCCGGGCGGTGAAGCTCGAAGAGAACCCGACGACGATTCCGGCAGCGATGGAGATCTACGAAGAGATCCTGGCGATTCGGCCGGAACATGCTCCGGCGCTCATTAATCTGGGAACGATTCATTACAATCTGCGGGAGTATGAGGCGGCGGAAGGTCTTTACCGGCGGGCGACGCTGGCCGACCCCGATTATGCGCTGGCGTTCTTCGATCTGGGCAACGTGCTGGACGAGATGCAGCAGTTGGAAGGGGCGACCGCGGCTTATCAGAAGGCTGTTGCGCTGGTCCCACAATATGCGGATGCGCACTACAATCTGGCGCTTGCCTATGAGCGGCAGGGGCAGCGGCGGCGGGCACTGCGGCACTGGTTAATGTATGTACGACTGGACCCCACGGGGCCTTGGTCGAGCCATGCAAAGGATCAGGCGCGGAAGATCCTGAATGCGGAGAAGTTGTCGATTGTGAGCCGGGGTGGCCGGTTGGTGAAGGTGGCTGGGTAG